In Mycobacterium branderi, the DNA window GCTCGACCTCAGCGAGGACGCCAGCCCGGCGTTCCTGGGATTCAACCTCTTCCAGCACGCGATCGCGCGCGCGGTCATCTACGGCACCTACGAGCAGAGGTAGTCCCGGCTCGGCACCGCTAATCCGACCCCACCGCCTCGCTCAGCGCCGCGAACCCGCCCTCGCGCAGCCGGCGGGCGATCCCGTCGTGAATGTGCTTGGCCCACAAGCCCCCGCCGTAGATGAAACCGGTATAGCCCTGCAGCAGCGAGGCGCCCGCGGTGATGCGTTCCCAAGCGTCGTCGGCGGTCTCGATGCCGCCGACGCTGATCAGCACCAGCCGGTCACCGACCCGGGCGTAGAGCCGGCGCAGCACCTCGACGGACCGCCGCGCCAGCGGCGGCCCGGAGATCCCGCCCAAGCCGAGCGCCTCGACGCCCGGCGTCAAAAGGCCGTCGCGCGAGACGGTGGTGTTGGTGGCGACGATCCCGGCGAGGCCCAAATCGACCGCTAGGTCGGCGATTTCGTCGATATCGGAGTCGGCCAAATCCGGCGCGATCTTGACCAGCACCGGCGTCGAGGTCTCCTCCAGCACAGCGGACAGGATGGGGCGCAGCGATTCGACCGCCTGCAGGTCGCGCAGCCCGGGCGTGTTCGGCGAGCTCACGTTGACCACCAGGTACGACGCCAGCGGGCCGACCAGCCGGGCGCTGGCCCGGTAGTCGTCGGCGGCCTGTTCGACCGGTGTCGACTTGGTTTTGCCGATGTTGACCCCGATCGGCACGTCGGGCGCTTGGCGCGCCAGCCGGGTCGCCAGCTTGCCCGCACCCTCGTTGTTGAAGCCCATCCGGTTGAGCAGAGCCCGATCTGCGGGCAGCCGGAACATCCGGGGCGGCGGGTTGC includes these proteins:
- a CDS encoding quinone-dependent dihydroorotate dehydrogenase encodes the protein MYGALRRALFLVPPERIHTIVFAGLRGVTAGAPLRQPLHRLLAPTDPILASTVFGVRFPGPLGLAAGFDKDGVGLKTWGALGFGYAEVGTVTAQPQPGNPPPRMFRLPADRALLNRMGFNNEGAGKLATRLARQAPDVPIGVNIGKTKSTPVEQAADDYRASARLVGPLASYLVVNVSSPNTPGLRDLQAVESLRPILSAVLEETSTPVLVKIAPDLADSDIDEIADLAVDLGLAGIVATNTTVSRDGLLTPGVEALGLGGISGPPLARRSVEVLRRLYARVGDRLVLISVGGIETADDAWERITAGASLLQGYTGFIYGGGLWAKHIHDGIARRLREGGFAALSEAVGSD